In Paenibacillus sp. FSL M7-0420, a single genomic region encodes these proteins:
- a CDS encoding transposase produces MSPEDKYSQIFEHLHLAPVLFALGKKNHRGRPEKLNVPAMIYSLLIAKMENIEFVSALVRRLNHSIEFRVQCRFTGSDNIPSQASYSRLIHALEQTGMLEQLQDRLVTSALEEGFVSGTHLAVDSSMVEAWDCQFSESASKRRAARRGQKKGEASVAEQIQLEHPEPEPKVANEPLKKPRYSKPGRPSLAEKERRREEMEAYEQSLGPFQKTIEAMLPYPYDELLTALPRHAARCDKKNTKGRMTSYYGFKANLLVDTDSQYILSGLFSSANPNDQRMAVVLLKGLLLKFPMLKVKHILGDKGYDCAAIYQLIHSLGAYPAISLIHHKDSPAGMNLDYTPVCAQGHAYRYDSFDAKYETLKYTRPSECKGCALSGTECQKVFKIRIQTDLRLHTYPARGSESFTTLYKKRTAVERVFAYLKEYFGMKRTRHRGVRASVDFQLSTLAYNLSKFALDKLNQQLRNSQQIA; encoded by the coding sequence ATGAGTCCAGAAGATAAATACAGCCAAATCTTTGAACACTTACATTTAGCTCCAGTTCTGTTCGCACTAGGGAAAAAGAACCATCGCGGACGGCCTGAAAAATTAAACGTACCTGCCATGATCTACTCGCTGCTGATTGCAAAAATGGAGAACATCGAGTTTGTCTCTGCCCTGGTCCGGCGACTGAATCATAGCATCGAATTTCGAGTCCAGTGCCGGTTCACCGGCTCGGATAACATTCCAAGTCAGGCCTCCTATTCCCGTTTGATTCATGCGCTGGAGCAAACGGGAATGCTGGAACAACTTCAGGATCGCCTAGTCACGTCTGCCCTAGAAGAAGGCTTTGTGAGCGGAACCCATCTGGCTGTGGATTCCTCCATGGTCGAGGCTTGGGATTGCCAATTTAGCGAATCGGCCTCCAAGCGTCGTGCGGCTCGCCGGGGGCAAAAGAAAGGCGAAGCTTCGGTGGCCGAGCAAATTCAGCTCGAACATCCCGAGCCTGAGCCTAAGGTGGCGAACGAGCCGCTGAAGAAACCCAGATATAGCAAGCCCGGCCGTCCATCCCTGGCGGAAAAGGAACGTCGGCGCGAGGAAATGGAAGCCTATGAACAAAGTCTCGGACCGTTCCAGAAAACCATTGAAGCGATGTTGCCGTACCCGTACGATGAACTACTGACCGCGTTGCCCCGGCATGCTGCGCGTTGTGACAAGAAAAATACGAAGGGCCGAATGACCAGCTATTACGGGTTCAAGGCGAATCTGCTGGTCGACACGGACAGCCAGTATATCCTCAGCGGCCTCTTTAGTTCGGCAAATCCGAATGACCAGCGTATGGCGGTCGTCCTTCTCAAAGGCCTGCTCCTGAAGTTTCCGATGCTAAAGGTCAAGCATATCTTGGGCGACAAGGGGTACGATTGCGCGGCGATCTACCAGTTGATTCATTCGCTCGGCGCCTATCCTGCGATTTCCCTGATTCACCACAAAGACTCGCCTGCGGGAATGAATCTGGATTACACGCCGGTGTGCGCTCAAGGGCATGCGTACCGTTACGACAGTTTTGATGCCAAATATGAGACCCTGAAGTACACCCGGCCTAGTGAATGCAAAGGCTGTGCGCTTTCCGGTACCGAATGCCAAAAAGTGTTTAAAATTCGAATCCAAACGGATTTGCGTTTACACACCTATCCCGCCAGAGGGAGCGAAAGTTTTACAACACTGTACAAGAAGCGTACGGCCGTGGAGCGTGTATTTGCCTATCTCAAAGAGTATTTCGGGATGAAGCGCACACGCCACCGCGGTGTCCGGGCAAGTGTCGATTTCCAGCTCAGTACGCTCGCGTACAATTTGAGTAAGTTTGCGTTAGACAAATTGAACCAGCAGTTGAGGAATTCCCAGCAAATCGCCTGA